The following proteins are encoded in a genomic region of Macadamia integrifolia cultivar HAES 741 unplaced genomic scaffold, SCU_Mint_v3 scaffold_110A, whole genome shotgun sequence:
- the LOC122070797 gene encoding uncharacterized protein LOC122070797: MRKLCPNFDREDGLETVLEVPIPEEMFTCMSMGGNNNTTPTTTNNNALRWQNMRTWMKSQCADKLASAPALSGRNADLQFLLNVVGSPLIPLQVQHDSTIIHPIKDCSIEASTAKYIVQQYIAATGGLSALNAVHSMYAIGQVKMTSSEFHLSEGDESVKARGNAEIGGFVLWQKNPDLWYLELVVSGCKVSAGSDGKVAWRQYAAQQSHASKGPPRPLRRFVQGLDPRSTANLFSDAVCIGEKIINKEDCFILKLEASASTLRARNTNNFENIHHTIWGYFSQRTGLLIKFEDSHLLSMKKGRGDDSIFWETSMESVIEDYRYIDGLNIAHSGRTVVTLFRYGEGSTNHKRKMEETWTIEEVDFNICGLTMDSFLPPADLKRE; this comes from the exons ATGAGGAAACTGTGCCCAAATTTCGACCGTGAGGATGGCCTCGAGACCGTTCTAGAGGTACCCATCCCAGAAGAGATGTTTACCTGCATGAGCATGGGCGGCAACAATaacaccacccccaccaccaccaacaacaaTGCCCTCCGGTGGCAGAACATGCGCACCTGGATGAAATCCCAATGTGCAGATAAGTTAGCCTCTGCCCCTGCCCTCTCCGGCCGCAACGCCGACCTTCAGTTTCTCCTCAATGTTGTTGGTTCCCCTCTTATCCCTCTCCAAGTTCAACATGACTCCACCATCATTCATCCCATTAAAGATTGTTCCATT GAAGCTTCCACAGCCAAATATATCGTTCAGCAATACATTGCGGCGACTGGAGGATTATCAGCATTGAATGCCGTCCACAGCATGTATGCCATTGGACAGGTGAAGATGACCTCTTCGGAATTCCACCTGAGTGAAGGCGACGAGAGCGTTAAGGCTAGAGGCAATGCTGAGATTGGCGGCTTTGTTCTTTGGCAAAAGAACCCAGATTTGTGGTACCTAGAGCTGGTGGTTTCCGGCTGCAAGGTTAGTGCCGGCAGCGACGGCAAGGTTGCTTGGAGGCAATACGCCGCCCAACAATCACACGCCTCTAAGGGTCCCCCAAGACCCTTGCGCCGCTTTGTACAG GGGTTGGACCCAAGATCAACCGCGAACTTGTTTTCGGATGCGGTATGCATAGGAGAGAAGATCATCAACAAGGAGGACTGCTTCATATTGAAACTAGAGGCAAGTGCATCAACACTCAGGGCTAGAAACACAAACAATTTTGAGAACATCCACCACACAATATGGGGATACTTCAGCCAAAGAACTGGGCTTCTCATTAAGTTTGAAGACTCACATTTACTAAGcatgaagaagggaagaggagaTGATAGTATCTTTTGGGAGACAAGCATGGAATCAGTGATTGAGGATTACAGATACATTGATGGCCTCAATATTGCTCACAGTGGAAGAACAGTTGTCACTCTTTTTAGATATGGAGAGGGTTCTACCAATCATAAGAGAAAGATGGAGGAGACATGGACAATTGAAGAGGTTGATTTTAATATCTGTGGACTTACCATGGATTCTTTTCTACCTCCTGCAGATCTTAAGAGGGAATAA